A window of Schistocerca serialis cubense isolate TAMUIC-IGC-003099 chromosome 1, iqSchSeri2.2, whole genome shotgun sequence genomic DNA:
tcctgtgattgctccctacgtagcgttttgtatcatctggaagcttcttgtagagtttccagactatttcggattccgagcggcggtcacgcaaatattccaacttgcggatccagccctcacaaaactccttcattgaaccgcgcgaattcgcatcgaaaggcctcgatacgacaaattcgcgccagacactttgctgtttttgctctgaccagtattcagccagaaacaaatttttaaactcgtcaaaagtcaggttcgtaatgttgaggtttaggccccaacgcttggcatcaccagccaacacatcaataaccgcattaatttttctctcattagtccatgatctgggtaaaactctttcacaatttttaatgaaatccgtcgggtgtataccgccttttttcaaggggtcgaaccgctcctctttcgtcaacaactccgaactatgtgcacagattggcacatagctctgtttttcgtcaagtttcctttctaattccgacaccctcgtaatcacttggcaagtggttgtcgcaagcgtttccacttccctctttttctcttcgcaggtgttagcctgcttcgtcactttggtatctacttcggatactaaagcctttaaagtttccaccttctgttgatcctcttttctcactaattgaatttgttccgtcaccttattctcgatgatcggagcaactgcgtctcctacacttttctcgattctgctaatttcggaatcaaaacgagtatttatgcttgcaatttccgcctgaacgcctatcatttcctgtttaaggttaccgatttcggtattaatcacgacaatatcgtctttgattttatcaacttttgtgttaacaacttcaacattgttgttaacaacattaatagctttgttctgattgtctagcattcgttcaatttttttagactgagctacttgcttggcagcctgagcttcttgcttggcagcctgatcgtcttgcttggcagacagagctttaatttctgccgattgactcttgatttcgttaatcaaaacattcaataaatcagttatattcccggaaaccaccggttttacttccgtagcggcttcctctttcattgtccccccgtattcgtcatcaagggattcagatttgattttcacttccgattccgaaacattttctaaagtctggaattccatttctgctctttgttgcgtttcggcggtcgcatctttcatgctagccgcctgccccggaacaatgggtaccgctgtgtgcgtttcccactgttcgaccgattgttccgtatctaagtctaccaaattttggtaattgttgccttcactcattttaataattttcaatataaatgcaaaatctcaactctaattaggattcctcacacgaatattctcgctgacgtatcgaccatttcgtaaccagtactttgttacgagatttgcacaatgcaaaattcgtgcccagaacaacctcaaatttgaagattgtcctgtcaccaggtcgccacgtgtaacctcccccctcacttaccgaccttaatgacagtgaaaaatgaaaccgcgtgtacctaatgggagttttggaaaagcaatcgtcaccgaagttaacctgtcggtaaagagggaggaaagggttacatctaaatgaaaggaaaaatgcaaatgaaactggtggaaattaattttgaaaaggggtaaagttaatgaagaaagtaaatgtgcggccgttacgttaacaattaactagcggtaattagatgtttgagatttggggtaaatcacggtcgccagtcctatggacaattactatagtaactgaaaaagaaaggttattacacatataattagcactagaagcgtggcaactgaaggttgacacgtgtagtgtgaaaactgaaagtttgtcagaagtaataaatttcgctacacttaatttagcaaaagaattaatgaaaccggaaaatcgaaagttaatttagtgactgaagttaatagtgagctttctttctgaagcacatcgacattcagtaaaataaggttagtcttggactacctcaacaatcatttcaaaagctacttgaatctacgcaatttagaaataagagaattaactttgaacttgaattaaatgattctgaacaattaacaatagtaaaatttagtacgtaccaagctgagctgcagtcacaggtaactaaaatacggtaacaaaactcgcactcttaatttgtgcttgtgcaacctaaatattgtagccagctactgaactttgaaattaaagcagtgaaatctaattatattattttaatgctggcgtttgaatttcaacgacactcgggttaatttcggaaaaggaagggaccctgcttggcaatgcaattgggacaatgagcaacaaaggttcatgctaagttgctgtaattttgcgaggcaaatggaacaatttgaaaagctgaggtctgccatacagttctgaaactttacgtgcttttagtcttccttgttggttgattgaaggtttgaagccgtcgatcgaggaggtggcgacagtcactcattgtcggccgtcgctgttgcagaagctggatgttggcgcgccttcttctcgacacggtcaccaggcgaaacgggctcttgatgtgcgccagctaatgcttcccgtccgcgacaccatgtcagaaactatcatcgcgagtcgagcgcaattacatgctgccaaaccccgaaagcgcggcaactcgcgggagcgtcacacaacacctgctccactcgctactcccgccagactctcactgttctgcccgcgctccacgcggcagagttaacactaccaaagatcctacacactttgattcttcacacgacctatcgatgtaattgttcgatagcagtttttcctaggcaagacccagcgtaaaaatacaaataatatttacgaaacaaaccaattatacatcgacataagtgcataaatatatatatacaaacagtaaaacaattacaatatataaagagacagaaatgtcatatcttgaggtaacaaaacaaggaaaaaaaaatagtacaatagatggaaataggagtatatgcatttccggcgttacaaatcccacctggtaaggatgccacaccgcgcagcaatattctggcagaggacgaacgagtgtagtgtaagctgtctctttagtggacttgttgcatcttctaagtgtcctgccaatgaaacgcaacctttggctcgccttcaccacaatattatctatgtagtctttccaactgaagatgctcgtaattttaacacccaggtactaagttgaattgacagccttgagaattgtactgtttatcgagtaatcgaattccaacggatttcttttggaactaatgtggatcacctcacacttttcgttatttagcgtcaactgccacctgccacaccatacagcaatcttttctaaatcgctttgcaactgatactggtcttcggatgaccttactagacggtaaattacagcatcatcacctaagagaacagctcagattgtcacccaggtcatttatatagatcaggaacagcagaggtcccaggacgcttccctggggaacacctgatatcacttcagttttactcgatgatttgccgtctattactattaACAGCGTCCtccctgacaggaaaccacgaatccaatcgcacaactgagacgataccccataggcccgcagcttgattagaagtcgcttgtgaggaacggtgtcaaaagctttccggaaaattagaaatacggaatcaacttgagatcccctgtcgatagcggccattacttcgtgcgaataagacATCCGAGTCAACGTCCTCGAAGAACCCCTCCAAGTTGGAACACATGTCGGGCCGCTGTGCGCCTGTGTAGACATCGCAGGAGGTGGCCGCACCTGATTGCGCCGGAACGCCGATTGACGTCAATATGGGCAGCCGCCCCCTGCGGCGAGATCAAAGCGGCCGTAATCAGCGGGGGGGCCGAGTATCTGTGACTGCAGATGCGCAGAGCGCGCGCCGCTGCCCTAAGGTGAAAGGTCGCCGCCGGCAGGTGGGGGCGGAGCGGGCGGGCTCTATTAAGCGCGGAGGGGGCGGCAGGGCCGGCCCGGCTGTGTTTTGGGCGCGGGCGCGTGTGTCCGCCGCGATGTGTTggcgcgccgcccccgccgccgcccccgccgccgccgccgccgccgcgccgggTCAAATCAATACTGCAACAGTTGCCCACCCGCCGGCAGCGGCAGCAGGAGGACGCCTAAGCCCCGGTCGATACCAGACACAGAGGCGCGGCGCGCCCAAGACGCTGCCGGCgtcggaggcggcggaggcggcggcggcggcggcggtggcggtgccgCCTGCTGGCGCGCGGCCGCTGCCTGCCGGGCGCTGGCATTAATAATACCTGATTACGGCCGCTCTCACATCGATCGCTGCCTCGCCAAACTACCTGAGTCGCAGGGCCCACCTAAGATTACTCTCGGGCAGGCACTCTCCCAGCCCAGTCGTTACCGGCCGGCTACAGTGTACTGAGGGGAAGAAGCGCTTCCCACAGAACACCTGCTGGTCGAGAAGAGCACCATTTCCGCAAAGGCTGTTCAGTTAGAACAGAGGCCAGCAGAACCTCCGATTCCTTAAAGACTCGAACTTCTTTGTGTACTGATACGGGCCTCAACGTCCTTACGAtttccggttcaaaaatggttcaaatggctctgagcactatgggactcaactgctgagggcattagtcccctagaacttagaactagttaaacctaactaacctaaggacatcacacacatccatgcccgaggcaggattcgaacctgcgaccgtagcggtctcgcggttccagactgcagcgccagaaccgcgcggccacttcggccggctacgattTCCGGGAATGGACCCAAATGGAAAGGAGTTTTCTCTCCAACAACATTCACCGTTAGATAAAAATACAAACATGTTGTGTGACTGACTGTTCCATCGGTTCTTGATAGAAAAtttaatatacactgctggccaccgtaaatgcaacaccctgaaggaagcatccgaatcgtgtgaaatttacaccatgagtttgcagcgatgagatatgcaactgatttcAGCGAAGACGCACATCACgcacgcctgtggcgccacctcatagcgccatttaaggcttggcgatttcgacgagtgtacgttcggcacgtgtgtttaccttgtggttgtttcacaagacgatcagttatgcctcgtagacaacagcgaacatcttttgatcaagtatccgagttcgacagaggaaggatagtggcttaccgagattgtggattatcatacagagaaatcgctagtcgagttggacgaaaccaaacaactgtaatgcggatatgtgaccgttggatgcaggagggtacgacaaaccgacgtggtcgatcgcattcacctcggtgcaccactgcacgtgctgataggcaaattgtgcgcatggcagtgacggatcgctcagtgacatcccgaaccttagcacagcacattgcgtctgtaacgcatcatccagtgtctgcgcgtaccattcgacgccgtttacagaaGAGTGGTCTGtacgcaagacgtccattgcttcgtctaccattgacgcagaatcacagacgtctccgtcgccaatgttgtgatgacagacggatgtggacggcagaatggaatgaagttgtctttactgacgaggcacgcttctgtctgcagcaccacgatggtcggattcgagtgtggagacaccgtggagagaggatgctggacagctgcattatgcaccgccacactggtcttgcaccgggtattatggtatggggcagtattggatattactctcgcacgcctctagtacgcattgccggtactttaaataaccggcgctacatatccgaggtgctggagccagttgtccttccttaccttcagggctctgccacagccatatttcaacaggataatgcgcgaccacacgtggcacgcattgtccaaatgttcttcgtcaataaccagattgaattgcttccctggccggctcgctctccggatctttcgccgatagaaaacatgtggtccatggttgctcaacgagtgacccagattacatccccagctgccacaccagatgatctttggcaacgtttggaagctgcttgggctgctgtgccccaggaacacatccaacgtctctttgactcaatgccgagacgtgtggcagcggtgatctccaacaatggcggctactctggctactgattctggcaggaaccacatgtcacagacgtctgtaaacgtaatcatttgatacttggtcaacatgttatctacaaaataaattttgttgtgctacctcttgtctttcttggtgttgcatttacggtggccagcagtgtattatgaaCGAAACATACACAACACTGGTGCAatattttactactactactactacgtgatcaggcccagtgagccgcacgcatctacaagtttcctcctccactgtattctgtccatttctgctatccgccattcgtccacatctattgacacttggtttaaatcttcatggagtccatacCTCCAACGcgtcttgggtctccctggcggtttctttcctgtaggtgtgaaatccaggagcttccgaggccatctgtgatcctccatccgggccacatggccagcCCACTGCTTTCGTTTggttttgacagttcctgctatgttgggctgctggtatagttcctcaagctcttggttgtatctgatcctccattcccctgtatctgcatccagaatcggaccgaagatcttccgaagcacttttctctcaaaaacaaggagcttatggaagtcctgtttccggatactccatgtctcacagccatatagatgtgtaggtactccgatgtatcattgtattacagtgatatggttcttgtgtgtattcatttctgtgagactgtcataatctttgacttacttgtaaccgttttggcgcgaatgcgcacagagcagtctttgtttcactttgcagaagttaagttgttatttcgctttgtaaaagaacagtcaagtcttgtgtttggttaaagtgaaaattaaatatatgaagattgataaaaaactgttttcttgatgatgtgacgattaagaagaagtatatgcgaatttacaagaagtttaataaaaatgtggatcgtgaacaccaagtcaaaaattatttctaccataccattgttctgatctgggattgtttgatcattaagaatttcctgaaaaactcatttgttaggtcttcaaatattgctaaaatacagatctggaccttcaaagtggaatcaccctagaatcaacaagatgagccataacaacttcgacgaaatctacgtgggaatccattcaagataagtaccaaaattaatgacttttttacagtgacttcattatttccattctgacggtaccatccacagtcaataactttgttgttgcccgataaatcgaacatatgctgcgtgagaaacattattaatctgatttctaacctactttgcaagtattGGTATTGTTAGAGCCATCATCAGATACAAAGATATgcatgtggtgcagtgaaattttgttggatcaaagaatTTAGCTTGTGCTTGGACAGactatctccatttccagagatcaaatctgttaatgatacaattggGAATAAAACAAGAGGGACTATTTCAatgtaaatgcgatgtaagattatGTAACTTAAATAAAATATGATACAATAACTAATAAACTATAGGCAATACACAACAGTTATCTGCAGAAGAAATTTTGAACAATAAACATTCGAAGCtgatgtggctgaacaaaataatcttgcctTTTGTTCAGCGACGTCTTTGGAAtatgtcaccaaagtttattgttcaacTATTTTCCTCTACATACAAACATTGCAATTTGTCTATAGTGCAATAGTTACTATGTCACGGtttatctcaaatggttcaaatggctctgagcactatgggacttaacatctgtggtcatcggtcccctagaactgtgaactaattaaacctaactaacctaaggacataacacacatccatgcccgaggcaggattcgaacctgcgaccgtagcggtcatgcggttccagactgaagcgcctagaaccgcacggccacaccggccggcgtttatcTCAGTTAAATATTCTTACATAGCATTTCCACTGAAATAATCCCTTTTGTTTTATTGctaattctaacattaacattttcatctctggaaatggagacaCACTGACCAAGCACAGTTTAAAACCTTTTATCTAACAAAATTTCGTTACagcacatacttatctttgtacctggtGAAGCTGTAACAAACTAAAACCGGTTCGaggagcaaataataaatattgtagaatattacaccagtgttgtgcgtGTTTCAGTCATAATATACAACCATGTATTTATTACAAAAGTAACAAGTGCCATCATTTAACAAGAGAAACTAATTATTAAGGAAATTGAAAAGGCCTACTAAAATTGTTAACTGACCCACATCTGGCAAaaagataaaatttaaatttaCGCAATATTTTTCTATAAAACTAACAAGAAACATGACAAATAATCTTCTAATTATGGCACAACATTTCTCTAGAGAGGCTAAAACCTACAAATAGTATAAAACGAAATTATTGCCTTGATCATGGCACTAAGATGAAAAGCATTTACTTCCAAAATTTCTTAATCATCCAACATTAATTCAGTAAATAGGTGTCCCTTCAAAAACCGAATAAGTAATTAACTTCTCATGGTCTAGGTTCGCAGTCATATATAATTTATTAAAGGACATCGTATTCGGCGtttactgtagaaattatttatttcactactGCAGTTTCAGCCTTTGGGCCTTTTCGTGTCGTACAGAGCTTCCCACTTAtctgatgttactgtatttctgCAATGAAAGGGCGCATTTTTGCCGATGGGATGTATACATGTCGGAGAATTTTGAATCCCTGTGTGTGTTGAaccaaaatcttttgcagtacccgTCGAAAATGGCCCAGAGGCCGAAACTGtgatagtgaaataaataatttcggcAGTCAATAGCGAATACGATGTTCTTAAAAAAAGCAATTAATTACAGAATATGCAAAAAGTCTTTGAGAATAATTAAGTGGACAAACTTGCcagcaagaaattttttaaaataattcagtattaaaattttacttttaaagCAATTAACAATCTGGCCAATTTCTTTCACTGATACACTATAACAGGAGACACGTCAGAATCTGGCAGATATAACAGATACAACTATTAGATCAAATCTCAGAGTTGTGGAGGCAAAAGTGTACACAATAAACTTAACTTGTTATGGGATCTGCACACAGAGACACTCAGAGAAACAACCTCTATGCAAAGGCACAGAACCCCTTGCCACCATTAGGCACACCAGCTATCGTTTCCAATGTGTATTTTATCATTGCAGAAAACCAGGAAGCCCGTGGAACCGACCCAACGTTCCAAAGGGAGCAGAGCTAGCTCCTGCAGCTGGAAGGGCCCAGCTGAACTTAAATAACAAATGTGGCAGGCCCAActgagatacagaaaaccttattAGTTAAGACACAAATACCAGGTCTTTACATTACCCACATAGTGAGGAAAAACAAGGCACTGAACTACAGCCTGGGCACAATAACCTTAAGCAAGTCTTCGTGCTTACGATTTACGTGTGAGACTGACAAAGTCGTAAATTATCGACTGAAATACAAGGGCGCCCCAATTCAGTCACCTTAGTAGGAAGCGCCGACTATCAGATATAAGGCCTGTTAAACACTTTTTGGgcaaggacaagttactctctcacctattttccgCATATCGAgaattattaaagatttcattacaacctgacgcaccttgagcgagactctagaaagttaacgtcCTAatattgatggagcctggtaggggactaaaagcatgaggtatttttaaaaTTCCTAGCTCGTAGAAatggcttgttgggagttgaaagcaattggcggtgagcccatcccttagtaaatcttgtcaGACAGGTCCACAGCGGTAAAGGGTAGACAGGGAAGCCCCTCGtggagacaggtctccagcagaacaatgccatgatACCCGCTGCGGCGTCAGCAGAAGCCTGGCCTAGGGCGATGGTCTAAAGGaatgcatctacacagtggagtcgtaaactgagcattgtgtgcagagccacacataaTAAAAACCACATGTTTTCGTCTTTGCCAATAGTGTAAATAGGCCATTGAACAACTTCCCTCAGCCACCTCAGTTGGATAAGAAAAACTCCGGCGTCTCTGAGACACATTTAGAGATAGaacctttattacacctcatagcttgGACTAACGAGGTCCAAGGCACAGACGATTtgagatctttgagattgtatctgtttgcttgttgccgtGGGAAGAGACATGACTTTGGGAAAAATCATCTCTTCCCCCTCTGCAAAAACTTTAAAAAGCCAGTAACTGgcggttaattttttttttcagaaacacagttttcttaactcttgctctggttcgacatgagtttgtgctgttgtgTGGGGTGGGAGATTTAGCGCTCGTAgagccttgtgattggctcaagacagggCGAAGGCAGTGTTATTGCTGCACTTTGCAGGTAAATGGAATTtatttttctggagaggtgcgaaggTCTCAGGAGCAGGACTCTGGTCTGGTAAGCACTTCCGGTCAacgctctggcatgtgtggttggtacttgggacctgtcctgagactgagttCACTTGCGAATAGTTCAGACTGGGGAGCCAGTGGTAAAGTTCTTACTGTTTGACAGTGTGGCTTCAAAtgtctcagactactcgtttgccgagggcacatttATTCGTTTTCTGGTTTACCAGCCTTGACGTTTGGTATGCTTGTTctctctgtcgtataagtgagccaaatcggtccttggtacgaccagcgtatgggtgtgtcacacactgaaatctacggtgatttcagggctctggtagagaataAACTGTGATCCGCCTGCCTG
This region includes:
- the LOC126456701 gene encoding uncharacterized protein LOC126456701 yields the protein MGSRPLRRDQSGRNQRGGRVSVTADAQSARRCPKVKGRRRQVGAERAGSIKRGGGGRAGPAVFWARARVSAAMCWRAAPAAAPAAAAAAAPGQINTATVAHPPAAAAGGRLSPGRYQTQRRGAPKTLPASEAAEAAAAAAVAVPPAGARPLPAGRWH